In a genomic window of Mycoplasma iguanae:
- a CDS encoding PolC-type DNA polymerase III: MTNSFLKFCKYIDFIPPTNWEQNQILDVKKDINGNFFVIVAFYVMPEIKDFEKFLESAQISDKNFIIEWRFQNQFCEYDLLLQYFNYLMKKDQIIDLEFTRKMVEIQLNEDNVYCFFFHNKNLWEEISDKLEAIFLSFKNFGLDKIKVDFKFNFAKYQKIENKQKEKERKIEKQQEIFEFHQKNNNKNLISDFGYSNKKVFVPLSINKCFKSFEKMVSIEGEIFKKDIIQTKSGMWIFIFSISDFSNAITVKLFCKKEERKAQINEFKTGDSILVNGELNYDEYLKEKTVVANSISKIESIQKAREDNATHKRLELSVRTKMSAMDGITTPEDYLKVAEQMGHKALAIVDTNSVQSFPEFFHLSKKSSVKPIYGASFSILEKENNVILNYQNFKLEDQKYVIFDLETTGLSARFNEIIEFGAAVIIGGKVVHQHQFFIKPQQPIPADITDITHITNEMVANAIDQATGIKKIVEILKDSVIIAHNAKFDLSFIEEKMAEFNLEKTKFITIDTLNLARILLPSMKKFTLKDVAKHYSINYDSEVAHRADYDANILAHVWLAILRDLKIKNIFDAEQLKNLQEKNFYKKQYPYEITVLAKNQAGLKELFKLISLASTENLQDEPRLFFEDLPKSENLLYGSSTLNSRLIDHLFYGTKEKLYHEISQYDYIEIPPLQDFLHMFNRGLNKTEIEKALKDLILEAKKQQKLVVAVSDARYINAEEKFLHEIYISSKGLGGVNHYLYKYNETNPVYPTQNYLTTDEMKAQFSFLIDPDLIDEIVVDNPNKIADAIDDNIIVIKEGLFPPVFDNSKENLEKLVWDNAKKMYGDPLPEIVHARLERELEPILKYGFDVVYWLSYKLVAKSLSDGYIVGSRGSVGSSLVATVAGITEVNPLVPHYICKQCYFSEFFINSEYSSGFDLPDKNCPKCDIIMDKDGQTIPFEAFLGLEADKVPDIDLNFSGDYQAKVHDEIRNLFGENHTFRSGTISTNAEKTAFGYVKKYEEMTGKEFSNSFLNFLSTKLSKVKRTSGQHPGGIIVVPKEYDIEDFTPVNFPANDASSSWKTTHFDYKAIHDNLLKLDILGHVNPTAIKMLEDLTGVKVDQIPKSDEKIISLFSSLDALGIKPEDVSGETTAAQGIPEFGTSFVRQMLKSAKVTSFADLVSISGLSHGENVWKNNAEDLITKENKQFKDIVSCRDDIMEYLVRKGFDKRFSFDIMEQVRKGKSISKEQETMLQEKAVPQWYIDSMKKIKYMFPKAHAVAYVIMAWRIGFYKIYYPLAYYATYFSTRSDVFDIETLIAGKQAISEKLKDFTSRKFKKDSLLKLSTKEENLIPVFAIAEEMYARGFKIENIQIGKSKVKEWIINYENNSLIPPYITLDGLGETQAQSIVDALKEGDFLSIEDFVRRTTINQTLISKMRELNIFSELDETNQMTLF, encoded by the coding sequence ATGACGAATAGTTTTTTAAAATTTTGTAAATACATCGATTTTATTCCCCCCACAAATTGAGAACAAAATCAAATTTTAGATGTCAAAAAAGATATCAATGGTAATTTTTTTGTCATTGTTGCTTTTTATGTAATGCCAGAAATCAAAGATTTTGAAAAGTTTTTAGAAAGCGCACAAATTTCAGACAAAAATTTTATAATTGAATGAAGATTTCAAAATCAATTTTGTGAATATGATTTACTTTTACAATATTTCAATTATTTAATGAAAAAAGATCAAATAATTGATCTTGAATTTACACGTAAAATGGTTGAAATTCAATTAAATGAGGATAATGTTTACTGTTTCTTCTTTCATAATAAAAATTTATGGGAAGAAATTAGCGATAAACTTGAAGCAATTTTTCTTTCATTCAAAAATTTTGGTTTAGATAAAATTAAAGTTGATTTTAAATTTAATTTTGCAAAATATCAAAAAATAGAAAATAAGCAAAAAGAAAAAGAAAGAAAAATTGAGAAACAACAAGAAATTTTTGAATTTCATCAAAAAAATAACAACAAAAATTTAATAAGTGATTTTGGTTATAGTAATAAAAAAGTTTTTGTACCTTTAAGTATTAATAAATGTTTTAAATCTTTTGAAAAAATGGTATCAATTGAAGGCGAAATTTTTAAGAAAGATATTATTCAAACCAAATCTGGAATGTGAATTTTTATTTTTTCCATTTCTGATTTTTCCAATGCAATCACAGTAAAGCTTTTCTGTAAAAAAGAAGAAAGAAAAGCTCAAATAAATGAATTTAAAACTGGTGATTCCATTTTAGTAAATGGTGAACTAAATTATGATGAATACCTTAAAGAAAAAACGGTAGTTGCAAATAGTATCTCAAAAATTGAATCTATTCAAAAAGCAAGAGAAGATAATGCAACTCACAAAAGGTTAGAATTATCAGTTCGAACCAAAATGTCAGCAATGGATGGAATTACAACTCCAGAGGATTATTTAAAAGTTGCAGAACAAATGGGACATAAGGCATTAGCAATTGTTGACACTAATTCAGTACAATCATTTCCTGAGTTTTTTCATTTAAGTAAAAAAAGTTCTGTAAAACCAATTTATGGTGCTTCTTTTTCTATTTTAGAAAAAGAAAATAATGTAATTTTAAATTATCAAAATTTTAAATTAGAAGATCAAAAGTATGTTATTTTCGATTTAGAAACTACAGGTCTTTCTGCTCGTTTTAATGAAATTATTGAATTTGGTGCTGCAGTAATTATTGGTGGAAAAGTTGTGCATCAACATCAATTTTTTATCAAACCTCAACAGCCCATACCAGCAGATATTACTGATATTACTCATATTACAAATGAAATGGTTGCAAACGCTATAGATCAAGCAACAGGAATTAAAAAAATTGTTGAAATTTTAAAAGATTCTGTCATTATTGCTCACAATGCCAAATTTGATCTTTCTTTTATTGAAGAAAAAATGGCTGAATTTAATTTAGAAAAAACTAAATTTATTACAATTGATACACTAAATTTAGCACGTATTTTATTACCATCAATGAAAAAATTTACCTTAAAAGATGTTGCAAAGCATTATTCAATAAATTATGATTCTGAAGTGGCTCACCGCGCTGATTATGATGCCAATATTTTAGCTCATGTGTGACTTGCAATTTTAAGAGATTTAAAAATCAAAAATATTTTTGATGCAGAGCAATTGAAGAATTTACAAGAAAAAAATTTTTACAAGAAACAGTATCCCTATGAAATTACTGTACTTGCTAAAAACCAAGCTGGTCTAAAAGAATTATTCAAATTAATTTCTTTAGCTTCTACAGAAAATTTACAAGATGAACCTCGATTATTTTTCGAAGATTTACCAAAGAGTGAAAATTTATTATATGGTTCATCTACTTTAAACTCAAGGTTAATTGATCATTTATTTTATGGTACAAAGGAAAAACTTTATCACGAAATAAGTCAATATGACTATATTGAAATTCCCCCTCTACAAGATTTTTTACACATGTTTAATCGCGGTTTAAATAAAACAGAAATAGAAAAAGCTTTAAAAGATTTAATTTTAGAAGCTAAAAAACAGCAGAAATTAGTTGTAGCAGTTTCTGATGCTAGATATATCAATGCTGAAGAGAAATTTTTGCATGAAATTTATATTTCATCAAAAGGACTAGGAGGAGTAAATCATTATCTTTATAAATACAATGAAACAAATCCCGTATATCCTACACAAAATTATTTAACTACAGATGAAATGAAAGCACAATTTTCCTTTTTAATAGATCCAGATTTGATAGATGAAATTGTTGTAGATAATCCAAATAAAATTGCTGATGCAATTGATGACAACATCATTGTTATTAAAGAAGGATTATTTCCACCTGTTTTTGATAATTCAAAAGAAAATTTAGAAAAATTAGTTTGAGATAATGCTAAAAAAATGTATGGAGATCCTTTACCAGAAATTGTCCATGCTAGACTGGAACGTGAGTTAGAGCCAATTTTAAAATATGGTTTTGATGTTGTTTATTGGTTATCTTATAAATTGGTTGCAAAATCTTTATCAGATGGTTATATTGTAGGATCTCGTGGTTCTGTGGGTTCTTCTTTAGTGGCAACTGTAGCTGGTATTACTGAGGTTAATCCACTGGTTCCACATTATATTTGTAAGCAGTGTTATTTCAGTGAATTTTTCATCAACAGTGAATATTCTTCAGGTTTTGATCTACCTGATAAAAATTGTCCCAAATGTGACATTATCATGGATAAAGATGGTCAAACAATTCCCTTTGAAGCTTTCTTAGGTTTAGAAGCTGATAAGGTACCTGATATTGATTTGAATTTTTCAGGAGATTATCAAGCAAAAGTACATGATGAAATTCGAAATTTATTTGGTGAAAACCACACTTTCCGTTCTGGTACAATCAGTACCAATGCAGAAAAAACTGCCTTTGGTTATGTAAAAAAATATGAGGAAATGACAGGAAAAGAATTTTCAAATTCTTTTTTGAATTTCCTATCAACAAAACTTTCAAAAGTTAAAAGAACATCAGGACAACACCCTGGTGGAATTATTGTAGTGCCAAAAGAATATGACATTGAAGACTTTACTCCGGTCAATTTTCCAGCAAATGATGCATCTTCTTCATGAAAAACTACTCACTTTGATTACAAAGCAATCCATGACAATTTATTAAAACTAGATATTTTAGGCCATGTTAATCCCACAGCTATTAAAATGTTAGAAGATTTAACAGGAGTTAAAGTTGATCAAATACCAAAAAGTGATGAAAAAATAATTTCTTTATTTTCTTCACTTGATGCCTTAGGAATTAAACCTGAAGATGTTTCAGGAGAAACTACAGCAGCTCAGGGGATTCCTGAATTTGGTACTTCTTTTGTGCGGCAAATGTTGAAAAGCGCAAAAGTTACATCTTTTGCTGATTTAGTATCAATTTCTGGACTTTCACATGGTGAAAATGTTTGAAAAAATAATGCTGAAGATTTAATTACTAAAGAAAACAAACAATTCAAAGATATTGTTTCTTGTCGTGATGATATTATGGAATATTTAGTTCGAAAAGGATTTGATAAAAGATTTTCTTTTGATATTATGGAACAAGTAAGAAAAGGAAAATCAATCAGTAAAGAACAAGAAACAATGTTGCAAGAAAAAGCTGTACCCCAATGATATATTGATTCAATGAAAAAAATCAAATATATGTTCCCTAAAGCTCATGCTGTTGCCTATGTTATCATGGCTTGAAGAATTGGTTTTTATAAGATATATTATCCTTTAGCATATTATGCAACTTATTTTTCAACACGTTCAGATGTTTTTGATATTGAAACTTTAATTGCTGGTAAACAAGCAATTTCTGAAAAACTAAAAGATTTTACTAGTCGTAAATTTAAAAAAGACTCATTGTTAAAACTTTCTACTAAAGAAGAGAATTTAATTCCAGTTTTTGCAATCGCCGAAGAAATGTATGCTCGTGGTTTCAAAATTGAAAATATTCAAATTGGAAAGTCCAAAGTCAAAGAGTGAATTATTAACTACGAAAATAATTCACTTATCCCTCCTTATATTACATTAGATGGTTTAGGGGAAACACAAGCCCAATCAATTGTTGATGCTTTAAAAGAAGGTGACTTTCTTTCAATTGAAGATTTTGTGAGACGGACAACTATTAATCAAACATTAATTTCTAAAATGCGTGAATTAAATATTTTTTCTGAACTTGATGAAACAAATCAAATGACATTATTCTAA
- the nusA gene encoding transcription termination/antitermination protein NusA, which produces MAKKQTIDNDINLMIFKIIDEISNFRKIEKTVVEDIFKEAIIKTFHKKIDADAEIEVEIDEESKTFNIFNKNAIVVSDEEYEEQDDLLNNVLVGLTEAKKIDANLEEGDVFEKTFTLKSLPSHLHIIISQTFKQKIIEVMRKSLYQRYLPKKGTIVKAKFISNSKKGYVFELEDGAIAFMPFSLANKALNLQMNKVIDVYIDNVILDTRESQIILSNSSNLLLQNALERSIPEIASGEIEIVKISRIPGVRSKIAVRLNPEYQESGIEEVGSIIGKEGKRIIAIQNELEGERIDIVKYSDDIYEFITEAMSPAKVVSINYDNFKKGKETYLVVVPDAQNTIAIGKKGNNALLAVEITNTRLDIISVSTAKEKGVELLWNGNLTEEELEKIEAGEKAIYRPKRGNDFSAQRFARKTPSYTSSFDMSEFDQEIADYKISIEELENFGEEQALEESPEEINVNQILEQHLEEEARLAAEDDYEPEEANEEEQQQILNVKKDLKNFKYDNELASYAGLNDLDIEDEDWD; this is translated from the coding sequence ATGGCAAAAAAACAAACTATTGATAATGATATAAATCTAATGATTTTTAAAATTATTGATGAAATTTCAAATTTTAGAAAAATTGAAAAAACTGTTGTAGAAGATATTTTTAAGGAAGCTATTATTAAAACATTCCATAAAAAAATTGATGCTGATGCAGAAATAGAAGTAGAAATTGACGAAGAATCAAAAACATTTAATATTTTTAATAAAAATGCAATTGTTGTTTCAGATGAAGAATATGAAGAACAAGATGATTTATTAAATAATGTACTTGTTGGTTTAACTGAAGCTAAAAAAATTGATGCTAATTTAGAAGAAGGTGATGTTTTTGAAAAAACATTCACCTTAAAATCTTTACCTTCGCATTTACATATTATTATTTCTCAGACTTTTAAACAAAAAATTATTGAAGTAATGCGTAAATCTCTTTACCAAAGATACTTACCCAAAAAAGGTACAATTGTGAAAGCTAAGTTTATTTCCAATTCAAAAAAAGGTTATGTTTTTGAATTGGAAGATGGCGCTATTGCTTTTATGCCTTTTTCATTAGCTAATAAAGCACTAAATTTACAAATGAATAAAGTAATTGATGTTTATATTGATAATGTGATTTTAGATACTCGTGAATCACAAATCATTCTTTCAAATTCATCAAACTTATTATTGCAAAATGCTTTAGAAAGATCTATTCCTGAAATTGCTTCTGGAGAGATTGAAATTGTTAAAATTTCGAGAATTCCTGGAGTACGTTCAAAAATTGCTGTTCGCTTAAATCCTGAATACCAAGAAAGTGGAATTGAAGAAGTTGGATCCATCATTGGTAAAGAAGGAAAGAGAATTATTGCAATTCAAAATGAACTGGAAGGTGAAAGAATTGACATTGTTAAATATAGTGATGATATTTATGAATTTATCACTGAAGCAATGAGCCCTGCAAAAGTAGTTTCAATTAACTATGATAATTTCAAAAAAGGTAAAGAAACCTATTTAGTTGTTGTGCCTGATGCTCAAAATACAATTGCAATTGGGAAAAAAGGAAATAATGCGCTTTTAGCGGTAGAAATTACTAATACTCGTTTAGATATTATTTCTGTTTCAACAGCAAAAGAAAAAGGTGTGGAATTACTGTGAAACGGTAATTTAACTGAAGAAGAATTAGAAAAAATTGAAGCTGGTGAAAAAGCAATATACAGACCAAAACGTGGAAATGATTTTTCAGCTCAAAGATTTGCAAGAAAAACTCCTTCATACACATCAAGTTTTGATATGTCTGAATTTGATCAAGAAATAGCAGATTATAAAATTAGTATTGAAGAATTAGAAAATTTTGGTGAAGAGCAAGCATTAGAAGAAAGCCCTGAAGAAATTAATGTAAACCAAATTTTAGAACAACATTTAGAAGAAGAAGCACGTTTAGCTGCTGAAGATGATTATGAACCAGAAGAAGCTAATGAAGAAGAACAACAGCAGATTTTAAATGTTAAAAAAGATTTAAAAAACTTTAAATATGATAATGAATTAGCTTCATATGCTGGTTTGAATGATTTAGATATCGAAGATGAAGATTGAGATTAA
- a CDS encoding YlxR family protein — protein sequence MKIEIKYTRKCIVTSEVKPIKQLVRFNRDKENNFHFDPELKLHGRGAYVTNDANILAILFQKKLLNQAYKTKIQHEIYQKLEEEVIQWQKTKSENQM from the coding sequence ATGAAGATTGAGATTAAATACACCCGAAAATGCATTGTAACTTCAGAAGTTAAACCAATCAAGCAGTTAGTTCGTTTTAATCGTGATAAGGAAAACAATTTTCATTTTGATCCAGAATTAAAACTCCATGGTCGTGGTGCTTATGTGACCAATGATGCAAATATTTTAGCTATACTATTTCAAAAGAAATTATTAAATCAAGCTTATAAAACTAAAATTCAACACGAAATTTATCAGAAATTAGAAGAGGAAGTGATTCAATGGCAAAAAACAAAATCAGAAAATCAAATGTAA